In the genome of Bacteroidia bacterium, one region contains:
- a CDS encoding DUF4412 domain-containing protein: MKKIFSILLLTAFTLGAFAQFEGTIAFSKKTAYDTINYLYYIKGDKVRIDELNSKTGKVEGTFLIDLKAGTMTSLSHERKMYLEQKTPAPSKPAGECKVEKTKNTKTINGYKCVEYKVTNSTENTIVSHWVAAGKFNFFSKMLKVLNRKDKFSVYFQQIPGMDGMFPMYSTLSAMDGKVTETMDATKVEKKAVDAGLFSIPAGYTKFDK, encoded by the coding sequence ATGAAAAAGATCTTTTCCATTCTGCTCCTCACTGCCTTTACGTTAGGAGCATTTGCCCAGTTCGAAGGTACCATCGCCTTCAGCAAGAAAACGGCCTACGATACCATTAACTACCTGTACTACATTAAGGGTGATAAGGTACGTATTGACGAATTGAACAGTAAGACAGGAAAAGTAGAAGGTACTTTTCTGATCGACCTGAAGGCGGGAACCATGACCTCTCTGAGCCACGAGCGTAAAATGTACCTGGAACAGAAAACACCGGCGCCTTCCAAGCCGGCAGGAGAGTGTAAGGTAGAAAAGACCAAGAATACCAAGACCATCAATGGGTACAAGTGCGTGGAATATAAAGTGACTAATTCCACGGAGAATACGATCGTTAGCCACTGGGTGGCGGCAGGCAAATTCAACTTTTTCTCAAAAATGCTGAAGGTGCTTAATCGTAAAGACAAGTTTTCGGTTTATTTCCAGCAGATTCCCGGAATGGACGGCATGTTTCCGATGTACTCCACACTGAGCGCCATGGATGGCAAAGTAACTGAGACTATGGATGCCACGAAGGTGGAAAAGAAAGCGGTTGATGCCGGTTTGTTTAGCATCCCCGCCGGATATACAAAATTTGACAAGTAA
- a CDS encoding nitroreductase family protein: MSSHKLPLIPFVHREYPEDEMIHRAREFYQWADTRRTVRDYSDRPVPLSVLEDIIRTASTAPSGAHKQPWNFHLVTDPEIKRQIREEAEREEKASYENRMSEEWLEDLEPLGTDFRKPFLEIAPALIVVFKRPYEIIEGKKRQNYYVQESVGLACGFLLMAVHQAGLVALTHTPSPMNFLARILQRPENEKPFLLIPVGYPASGCKVPDLVRKNLTEIMQMNGKNVG; encoded by the coding sequence ATGAGCTCTCACAAACTTCCCCTGATCCCCTTTGTACACCGTGAATATCCCGAGGATGAAATGATACACCGGGCACGCGAATTTTATCAATGGGCCGATACGCGAAGAACAGTGCGGGATTATTCCGACCGGCCGGTGCCTCTTTCGGTTCTTGAAGATATCATCCGTACCGCATCAACCGCTCCTTCCGGCGCGCATAAACAACCATGGAATTTTCACCTGGTCACCGATCCGGAAATCAAAAGGCAAATAAGGGAGGAAGCGGAAAGGGAAGAAAAGGCATCCTATGAAAACCGCATGAGCGAGGAGTGGCTGGAAGATCTGGAACCCCTGGGAACTGATTTCAGAAAGCCGTTCCTCGAAATCGCTCCTGCCCTGATCGTGGTATTTAAAAGACCCTATGAGATCATTGAAGGAAAGAAACGACAGAATTATTATGTTCAGGAAAGTGTGGGGCTCGCTTGCGGCTTTTTACTCATGGCTGTTCATCAGGCAGGACTTGTGGCCCTTACACACACTCCAAGTCCGATGAATTTTCTCGCACGTATCCTTCAGAGACCGGAAAATGAGAAGCCGTTTTTGCTCATTCCTGTCGGCTATCCGGCCTCCGGTTGCAAGGTTCCCGACCTCGTTCGTAAGAACCTGACGGAGATCATGCAGATGAATGGGAAAAACGTAGGTTAA
- the ndhC gene encoding NADH-quinone oxidoreductase subunit A, translating into MEGNSLTAYLPIVITAIVAAGFVVVALFATHVLGPKRKTEVKNDTFECGIPVHGNARIPFSIKYFLVAILFVLFDVEVIFMYPWAVKFKDLGWLGFIEMATFILFFMVGFFYILKKGALKWE; encoded by the coding sequence ATGGAAGGAAATTCACTAACGGCTTACCTCCCTATTGTCATTACAGCAATTGTTGCCGCCGGCTTCGTGGTGGTCGCCCTTTTTGCAACTCATGTGCTGGGTCCGAAACGTAAAACAGAGGTAAAGAATGACACTTTTGAATGTGGTATTCCTGTGCATGGAAATGCCCGAATCCCTTTTTCTATCAAATATTTTTTAGTAGCCATCCTCTTCGTATTGTTTGATGTGGAAGTCATCTTTATGTATCCCTGGGCGGTGAAATTCAAAGATTTGGGCTGGTTGGGATTCATTGAAATGGCCACCTTCATCCTCTTTTTTATGGTCGGTTTCTTTTATATTTTGAAAAAGGGTGCTTTAAAGTGGGAGTAG
- the metG gene encoding methionine--tRNA ligase, giving the protein MKFQRHLITAALPYANGPVHIGHLAGCYLPADIYVRYLRLKGEDVKFICGSDEHGVPITIKARKENITPQEVVNKYHQMMKDSFSEFGIAFDIYSRTSGKTHHETASSFFKTLYDKKVFTEEVTEQYYDEKAQQFLADRYIVGTCPKCSNDNAYGDQCEKCGTSLSPTELLNPRSTLSGEKPVMRKTKNWFLPLDKMQTRIGEYINSHPEWKSNVFGQCKSWLNAGLQPRAMTRDLDWGVKVPLPGAEGKVLYVWFDAPIGYISATRELTADWEKYWKREDSRIIHFIGKDNIVFHCIIFPAMLMAHGEYRWADNVPANEFLNLEGDKISTSRNWAVWLHEYLRDFPGKQDVLRYVLCANAPETKDNDFTWKDFQSRNNSELVAILGNFVNRTLVLTHKFYSGEVPGAEEYTRNDLLLLEDIAAFPSRISASLEAFRFREALTEFMNLARAGNKYLADNEPWKLQSSDEKRVRTVMNISLQICAGLSLLMEPFMPFSAHKLREMLKLKGYRWSDAARTDLLLKGHRIAEAKLLFEKIEDPAIVEQVNKLLETKRMNETSAAPEGILPGKQEITYDDFSKMDIRTGVILEAEKVSGADKLLKLKLDTGLDQRTVVSGIAMFFKPEEIVGKKVSVLVNLAPRKIRGIESKGMILMAENPDGSLRFVTPGDGAVDGAVIK; this is encoded by the coding sequence GTGAAATTTCAGAGACATCTGATAACTGCAGCATTACCGTACGCAAATGGTCCGGTGCATATTGGTCATCTGGCCGGTTGTTATCTGCCTGCGGATATCTACGTGCGCTACCTGCGCCTGAAAGGGGAGGATGTAAAATTTATCTGTGGTTCCGATGAACATGGCGTTCCCATCACAATCAAAGCACGTAAGGAGAATATTACTCCGCAAGAGGTAGTGAATAAATACCACCAGATGATGAAGGATTCGTTCAGCGAATTCGGCATTGCCTTCGATATTTATTCCCGAACGTCCGGTAAGACCCATCATGAAACGGCATCTTCCTTCTTTAAAACACTGTATGATAAAAAAGTTTTTACCGAAGAGGTAACCGAACAGTACTATGATGAAAAGGCACAACAGTTTCTTGCAGACCGTTACATTGTGGGAACCTGTCCGAAGTGCAGTAACGACAACGCGTACGGAGATCAGTGTGAAAAGTGCGGAACATCCCTGAGCCCTACGGAACTTCTGAACCCCAGGTCTACATTGAGTGGGGAAAAACCGGTGATGAGAAAGACAAAGAACTGGTTTCTTCCGCTGGATAAAATGCAGACTCGGATCGGGGAGTATATTAATAGTCATCCGGAATGGAAGAGTAATGTTTTTGGCCAGTGCAAATCATGGTTAAACGCCGGACTTCAGCCTCGCGCTATGACCCGTGATCTTGATTGGGGAGTGAAAGTTCCGTTACCTGGAGCCGAAGGCAAGGTGCTGTATGTGTGGTTTGATGCACCTATCGGATACATATCTGCAACCCGGGAACTTACTGCTGATTGGGAAAAATACTGGAAAAGAGAAGATTCGCGGATCATCCATTTTATCGGGAAGGATAATATTGTATTTCACTGTATTATTTTCCCCGCTATGCTGATGGCACACGGCGAATACCGGTGGGCCGACAATGTTCCGGCCAATGAATTTCTCAACCTGGAAGGCGATAAGATTTCTACCTCCCGTAACTGGGCGGTCTGGCTGCACGAATACCTCAGGGATTTTCCCGGCAAGCAGGATGTGCTGCGTTACGTCCTGTGCGCCAATGCACCGGAAACGAAGGACAATGATTTTACCTGGAAGGATTTCCAATCGAGAAACAACAGTGAACTGGTTGCTATTCTCGGAAATTTTGTGAACAGAACGCTCGTACTTACACATAAATTCTACAGTGGAGAGGTTCCCGGAGCGGAGGAATACACCCGGAACGATCTCTTGTTGTTGGAGGATATCGCCGCCTTTCCGTCACGGATATCCGCCTCACTGGAGGCGTTTCGATTTCGCGAAGCACTCACTGAATTCATGAATCTGGCGCGTGCCGGAAATAAATACCTGGCCGATAACGAACCATGGAAGTTACAGTCCTCAGACGAGAAAAGAGTGCGAACGGTTATGAACATATCACTACAGATCTGCGCCGGATTGTCACTGCTGATGGAGCCGTTTATGCCTTTCTCCGCACACAAGTTGAGAGAAATGCTGAAATTGAAAGGTTACCGGTGGTCGGATGCTGCCCGTACCGATCTGCTGCTCAAAGGGCACCGGATAGCAGAAGCCAAGTTGCTTTTCGAAAAAATAGAAGATCCTGCGATTGTGGAACAGGTGAACAAACTACTCGAAACAAAAAGAATGAACGAAACCAGCGCCGCACCGGAGGGAATCCTTCCCGGAAAGCAGGAAATCACGTATGATGATTTTTCTAAAATGGACATTCGTACAGGAGTAATACTCGAAGCAGAAAAAGTATCGGGTGCCGACAAGTTGCTGAAGCTTAAACTGGATACCGGTCTGGATCAGCGTACCGTGGTTTCCGGAATAGCAATGTTCTTTAAACCGGAAGAAATTGTTGGGAAGAAGGTAAGTGTTCTTGTGAATTTGGCGCCAAGGAAGATACGCGGTATTGAGTCGAAGGGTATGATCCTGATGGCGGAAAATCCGGACGGAAGTCTGCGTTTTGTAACGCCGGGTGATGGAGCGGTGGATGGGGCAGTGATCAAATAG
- a CDS encoding winged helix-turn-helix transcriptional regulator, with the protein MTSPYDPSLQFRDLDARIVVALERISESFRVMLWEAGKKHKLSPIQVQLLIFLNYHDRGHCTITCLSEEFAMSKPTISEVVKTLVKKKLIQKEPTSADSRSFYIKLTRQGKHMAGQLEHFSSPLHNLLAGHSTEEKSRMFDCLVKALTGLRKDGVIRRQRMCTTCTHYSPRQQSLYCEKLKKEIMNQEILLDCFEHDETAPA; encoded by the coding sequence ATGACCTCCCCCTATGATCCCTCTCTGCAGTTCCGCGATCTCGATGCGCGCATTGTAGTAGCACTGGAGCGCATCTCGGAATCCTTTCGGGTGATGCTTTGGGAAGCCGGGAAAAAGCACAAGCTCAGTCCGATCCAGGTACAGCTATTGATTTTTCTCAATTACCATGATCGCGGCCACTGCACCATTACGTGTCTTTCAGAGGAGTTCGCCATGAGCAAACCCACCATCTCCGAAGTGGTGAAAACGCTGGTAAAAAAGAAACTGATCCAAAAGGAGCCCACCTCTGCAGACTCCAGAAGTTTTTATATTAAACTGACCAGGCAGGGTAAACATATGGCCGGCCAGCTGGAACATTTTTCATCACCGCTTCATAATTTACTCGCCGGTCATTCCACTGAAGAGAAGTCTCGCATGTTCGATTGTCTGGTTAAAGCGTTAACCGGACTCCGTAAGGACGGGGTGATCCGACGTCAGCGTATGTGTACCACATGCACACATTATTCGCCCCGGCAGCAAAGTCTTTATTGTGAAAAACTCAAGAAGGAGATAATGAATCAGGAGATATTGCTGGATTGCTTTGAACACGACGAGACCGCTCCCGCCTGA
- a CDS encoding LD-carboxypeptidase: protein MILPPYLTRGDTVHLVAPARKVTETEIAGGILRLVDEGFNVVTSKNFYKESHQYAGTDEERTADLQNALDDPGVKAIICARGGYGTLRVLDTLDFGKFNKHPKWLAGFSDITVLHARLQRLGYASIHGPLLINFSKDEYAADLLMEMLKGGNTTISSPPHDLSIPGKVNGVITGGNLSLLYALQGSADMPDLRGKILFIEDLDEYLYHMDRMMRSLWRSGTFKGVAAVIIGGMSDMKDNPVPFGKPAEEIIREMLEPLGVPLCFGFPSGHILPNTPIKFGVEAELSVSEKGGILRFMK, encoded by the coding sequence ATGATTTTGCCACCATACCTCACCAGGGGAGATACGGTACATCTGGTAGCTCCGGCGAGGAAAGTCACTGAAACTGAGATAGCCGGAGGGATTTTACGACTTGTGGATGAAGGATTTAATGTTGTAACATCGAAAAATTTCTACAAAGAATCACACCAGTATGCGGGTACCGATGAGGAGCGGACGGCGGATCTGCAGAACGCGCTCGACGATCCCGGGGTGAAGGCCATTATATGTGCACGGGGAGGATATGGAACACTGCGGGTCCTCGACACGCTTGATTTCGGAAAATTTAACAAACATCCGAAGTGGCTGGCGGGTTTCAGTGACATTACGGTGCTTCATGCCCGTCTGCAGAGATTAGGATACGCCAGTATTCACGGACCACTGCTTATCAATTTTTCTAAAGATGAGTATGCAGCGGATCTGCTGATGGAGATGTTGAAAGGCGGGAACACAACGATCAGTTCCCCACCCCATGACCTCTCGATACCCGGTAAGGTGAACGGAGTAATCACCGGAGGAAATCTATCCCTTCTTTACGCCCTTCAGGGCAGTGCCGACATGCCGGATCTGAGGGGAAAAATTCTTTTCATTGAAGACCTGGACGAATACTTGTATCACATGGATCGCATGATGCGTTCTCTTTGGCGTTCAGGTACCTTTAAGGGTGTTGCAGCGGTAATCATAGGAGGGATGAGCGATATGAAAGACAATCCGGTGCCATTCGGTAAACCCGCAGAAGAAATCATCAGGGAAATGTTGGAACCCTTAGGTGTTCCTCTTTGTTTCGGATTTCCTTCAGGTCATATTTTACCGAACACACCCATTAAGTTCGGCGTTGAAGCTGAACTTTCAGTTTCGGAAAAGGGCGGAATCCTTCGGTTTATGAAATAA
- a CDS encoding RNA-binding S4 domain-containing protein — MEKDENRSEGKGRRSDGGKRKGAFGRDNKKPFRKKFESGGDRKPFRKSSDRDGDKKPFRKSFGRDGDKKPFRKSFGRDGDKKPFRKSFDRDGDKKPFRKSFDRDGDKKPFRKSFGRDGDKKPFKKSFDRDGDKKPFRKSFDRDGDKKPFRKSFDRDGDKKPFRKSFDRDGDKKPFRKSFDRDGDKKPFRKSFDRDGDKKPFRKSFDRDGDKKPFRKSFDRDGDKKPFRKSFDRDGDKKPFSKYQQNEGSFKKRYEKRGDKETFKEQKKAFLNEEYKAEEGEIRLNKYIAHAGVCSRREADELIKAGAVKVNGEVVTEMGFKVKAGDVVNFGGEPLKSERKVYLLLNKPKDVITTTDDPQGRDNVMNLVRKACRERIYPVGRLDRATTGVLLFTNDGELTKVLTHPKHRVPKMYHVVLDKTLTKFDFEAIQSGVKLEDGVIAADVIDYIGDGSNKREIGLEIHSGRNRIVRRLFEHLGYKVTKLDRVMFAGLTKKDTPRGTWRFLTEKEIGFLKMYRPKEERAGG, encoded by the coding sequence ATGGAAAAAGATGAAAACAGATCGGAAGGCAAAGGCCGGAGATCAGATGGCGGAAAACGAAAGGGAGCGTTCGGCAGAGATAATAAAAAACCATTCAGGAAAAAATTTGAGAGCGGCGGCGACAGAAAACCTTTCAGGAAAAGCTCTGACCGCGACGGAGATAAAAAACCTTTCAGGAAAAGTTTTGGCCGCGACGGAGATAAAAAACCCTTCAGGAAAAGTTTTGGCCGCGACGGAGATAAAAAACCCTTCAGGAAAAGCTTTGACCGCGATGGAGATAAAAAACCTTTCAGGAAAAGCTTTGACCGCGACGGCGATAAAAAACCCTTCAGGAAAAGTTTTGGCCGCGACGGCGATAAAAAACCCTTCAAGAAAAGCTTTGACCGCGACGGCGATAAAAAACCCTTCAGGAAAAGCTTTGACCGCGACGGAGATAAAAAACCCTTCAGGAAAAGCTTTGACCGCGACGGAGATAAAAAACCTTTCAGGAAAAGCTTTGACCGCGACGGAGATAAAAAACCCTTCAGGAAAAGCTTTGACCGCGATGGAGATAAAAAACCTTTCAGGAAAAGCTTTGACCGCGATGGAGATAAAAAACCTTTCAGGAAAAGCTTTGACCGCGACGGAGATAAAAAACCTTTCAGGAAAAGCTTTGACCGCGATGGAGATAAAAAACCCTTCAGGAAAAGTTTTGACCGCGACGGAGATAAAAAACCCTTTTCAAAATACCAGCAAAATGAGGGATCCTTCAAAAAGAGGTATGAAAAACGAGGGGATAAGGAGACATTCAAGGAACAAAAAAAGGCTTTTCTGAATGAGGAGTATAAAGCAGAGGAAGGGGAGATTCGCCTGAACAAATACATAGCACATGCGGGAGTATGTTCCCGTCGGGAAGCCGATGAATTAATTAAAGCAGGGGCGGTGAAAGTGAACGGCGAAGTGGTTACCGAAATGGGATTCAAGGTAAAAGCCGGGGACGTTGTGAATTTCGGAGGCGAACCGTTAAAATCGGAGCGTAAAGTATACCTTCTGTTGAACAAGCCAAAAGATGTTATAACCACCACCGATGATCCGCAGGGAAGAGACAATGTGATGAACCTGGTGAGGAAAGCCTGCCGGGAGAGGATCTATCCGGTAGGAAGACTGGACAGGGCTACAACCGGGGTCTTACTTTTCACGAATGATGGTGAGCTCACCAAAGTACTTACCCATCCCAAACACCGCGTACCAAAAATGTACCATGTGGTGCTGGATAAAACACTGACCAAATTTGATTTCGAAGCCATTCAGAGCGGGGTAAAACTGGAAGATGGGGTGATCGCTGCAGACGTCATTGACTATATTGGCGACGGCAGCAACAAGCGCGAAATCGGTCTGGAGATCCATTCCGGGCGAAACCGCATTGTACGGAGGCTCTTCGAACATCTTGGTTATAAGGTGACTAAACTGGACAGGGTCATGTTTGCCGGGCTAACCAAAAAAGACACACCCAGAGGAACCTGGAGGTTCCTTACAGAGAAGGAGATAGGCTTTTTAAAGATGTACCGGCCGAAGGAAGAGCGAGCAGGCGGTTAA
- a CDS encoding phosphoribosylglycinamide formyltransferase has protein sequence MKRLIIFASGEGTNAEQLIQHFRKNKKAEVLWVITNRLCGAVKRALQADVPVLILDRRDFFRDPKFIRFIQKQQPDLIVLAGFLLLVPKELIAAFPGKIINIHPALLPKYGGKGMYGENVHKAVIAAGEKESGISIHEVNEKFDEGRILFQAACAVEPADTPETLGARIHALEYLHFPAQIGKILGV, from the coding sequence GTGAAACGGCTGATCATCTTCGCTTCCGGTGAAGGAACGAATGCGGAACAACTCATTCAGCATTTCCGGAAGAATAAAAAAGCGGAAGTGCTATGGGTGATAACCAACCGGCTTTGCGGTGCGGTTAAGCGTGCATTACAGGCAGATGTACCGGTACTGATTCTGGACCGGCGAGATTTTTTCAGGGATCCGAAATTTATCCGGTTTATTCAGAAACAGCAGCCGGATCTGATCGTGCTTGCAGGATTTCTATTGCTTGTGCCGAAAGAGCTGATCGCTGCATTTCCCGGAAAAATCATCAACATCCATCCTGCCTTGCTTCCGAAGTACGGGGGGAAAGGCATGTACGGTGAGAATGTTCACAAAGCCGTGATCGCCGCAGGAGAAAAAGAGAGCGGGATCAGTATTCACGAAGTAAACGAAAAATTTGACGAAGGCAGAATACTGTTTCAGGCCGCGTGTGCTGTTGAGCCGGCCGACACCCCGGAGACCCTCGGGGCCCGCATTCACGCGCTGGAGTATCTTCATTTCCCTGCTCAGATCGGCAAAATTCTCGGCGTTTAA
- a CDS encoding YraN family protein: protein MTEHLELGKQGEDLACAWYEKRGYKVMARNWRLKKLECDLILSNDLFVVFAEVKTRSNISFGEPQVFVTHEKQLNLLRLANFYMQIHAIDKEARFDIVSVVLGCGIEKTEVFEDAFNAVSVNMRGKRRN from the coding sequence ATGACAGAACATCTGGAACTGGGAAAGCAGGGAGAAGATCTTGCCTGTGCCTGGTATGAAAAAAGGGGCTACAAAGTGATGGCCCGGAACTGGCGGCTGAAAAAACTGGAATGTGACCTCATCCTGAGCAATGATCTGTTTGTGGTATTTGCCGAGGTAAAAACACGGAGCAACATCTCATTCGGGGAACCTCAGGTATTTGTGACACATGAAAAGCAGCTCAATCTTCTTCGTCTTGCCAATTTCTATATGCAGATTCACGCTATTGACAAAGAAGCGCGGTTCGACATCGTTTCCGTTGTGCTGGGGTGTGGAATCGAAAAAACCGAGGTTTTCGAAGACGCTTTTAATGCTGTTAGCGTCAATATGAGGGGAAAGCGGAGGAATTAA